In Methanofollis fontis, the following proteins share a genomic window:
- the argB gene encoding acetylglutamate kinase — MRREEVLMEALPYIQQFHGRTIVIKLGGHAMVDEEVLENAIKDAILLHYVGMQVVLVHGGGPEITEKMKALGKEPRFVGGLRITDDETLEIAQMVLVGKINDGIVSRVARCGALGVGLSGNDGNLIMAKKIGMQRVLIGEEEHEVDLGYVGEIERINPEILETLLKNGYIGVVAPIAIDRAGRSLNINADTAAGEIAVALGAFKLVNLTDVDGVMDKERTQVFRRLHVAETEDLMADGTISEGMIPKIGSCVRAVRGGVPHAHIVNGNKAHTILLELFTDAGVGTMITE, encoded by the coding sequence ATGAGGCGCGAAGAAGTGCTGATGGAGGCCCTGCCCTATATCCAGCAGTTCCACGGGCGGACCATCGTCATCAAACTCGGCGGCCATGCCATGGTCGATGAGGAGGTGCTGGAGAATGCGATCAAGGACGCCATACTCCTCCATTATGTGGGGATGCAGGTGGTGCTGGTGCATGGCGGCGGTCCGGAGATCACCGAGAAGATGAAGGCGCTCGGCAAGGAGCCGCGGTTTGTCGGGGGCCTGCGGATCACCGACGACGAGACCCTGGAGATCGCCCAGATGGTGCTGGTCGGCAAGATCAACGACGGCATCGTCTCCCGCGTCGCCCGGTGCGGCGCCCTGGGCGTCGGGCTCTCGGGCAATGACGGCAACCTGATCATGGCGAAGAAGATCGGGATGCAGCGGGTGCTCATCGGCGAGGAGGAGCATGAGGTCGACCTCGGGTATGTCGGCGAGATCGAGCGGATCAACCCCGAGATCCTGGAAACCCTGCTGAAAAACGGGTATATCGGCGTCGTGGCCCCGATCGCCATCGACCGGGCGGGGCGGAGCCTCAATATCAATGCGGACACGGCGGCCGGTGAGATCGCCGTCGCCCTGGGGGCCTTCAAACTCGTGAACCTCACCGATGTCGACGGCGTGATGGATAAGGAGCGGACCCAGGTCTTCCGCCGCCTCCATGTCGCCGAGACCGAGGACCTGATGGCCGACGGCACCATCTCCGAGGGGATGATCCCGAAGATCGGGTCGTGCGTCCGGGCGGTGCGGGGCGGTGTGCCCCATGCCCATATCGTCAACGGCAACAAGGCCCACACCATCCTCCTCGAACTCTTCACCGATGCCGGCGTCGGGACGATGATCACGGAATAA
- a CDS encoding DUF362 domain-containing protein encodes MMTEKQVGLVHCRRYDPEEVDRAVERAIGLVGGIGAFVRSGQRVLLKPNLLMGAEPAKAVTTHPAVLGAVARLIVRHGCTVVIADSPGAGTRYTEKNLRRSYEKSGFAALAAIPGVTLSTDTASSTVSYPEGAVMKRFAIIDEALAADAIVTVSKAKTHLFTGYSGAVKNLFGVVPGLEKPVFHARFRRPDQFSEMLLDLNAAVVPVLHIMDAVVGMEGDGPMSGSPRPIGAILAGADPTAVDVATSRLMGMDPKSVPTIAAAMERGVIAPECSNLEMLGDDPGAVRVPDFRRPSTHPGGPAVPWPNRQILRFLQRRGTDLRPLPVPDPERCSGCGRCVLTCPAGAMRIEEGRAVIDAASCIRCYCCHEMCTDGAIDLVQGIGGRIAARLLR; translated from the coding sequence ATGATGACGGAAAAACAGGTCGGGCTCGTCCACTGCCGCCGGTACGACCCTGAAGAGGTCGATCGCGCGGTGGAGCGGGCGATCGGGCTCGTCGGCGGGATCGGCGCCTTCGTCCGGTCAGGCCAGCGGGTGCTCCTCAAGCCGAACCTGCTGATGGGCGCCGAACCCGCAAAAGCAGTCACAACCCACCCGGCGGTGCTGGGCGCCGTCGCCCGCCTCATCGTCCGCCACGGCTGCACCGTCGTGATCGCCGATTCGCCGGGCGCCGGGACGCGCTATACGGAGAAAAATCTCCGGCGGTCCTATGAAAAATCCGGGTTTGCAGCGCTCGCGGCTATCCCCGGCGTCACCCTCTCGACCGACACCGCCTCGAGCACCGTCTCCTACCCCGAGGGGGCGGTGATGAAACGCTTTGCCATCATCGACGAGGCGCTTGCAGCCGACGCCATCGTCACCGTCTCAAAGGCGAAGACCCACCTATTCACCGGATACTCGGGTGCGGTCAAGAACCTCTTCGGCGTCGTGCCCGGACTGGAGAAACCGGTCTTCCATGCCCGTTTCAGGCGCCCCGATCAGTTCTCGGAGATGCTCCTCGACCTCAACGCTGCGGTCGTCCCGGTGCTCCACATCATGGACGCCGTCGTCGGCATGGAGGGCGACGGCCCAATGTCCGGGAGCCCGCGCCCGATCGGCGCCATCCTGGCCGGTGCAGATCCGACGGCGGTGGATGTCGCCACCTCCCGTCTGATGGGGATGGACCCGAAATCGGTGCCGACGATCGCCGCCGCCATGGAACGCGGCGTCATCGCCCCCGAATGCTCCAACCTCGAGATGCTCGGCGACGACCCCGGTGCAGTGCGGGTACCCGACTTCAGAAGGCCCTCCACACATCCCGGCGGCCCGGCCGTCCCCTGGCCAAACCGGCAGATTCTCCGCTTCCTGCAGCGAAGGGGGACCGACCTGCGCCCGCTTCCCGTCCCAGATCCGGAGCGGTGCAGCGGATGCGGGCGCTGTGTGCTCACCTGCCCGGCCGGTGCCATGCGGATCGAGGAGGGGCGGGCGGTGATCGACGCCGCCTCCTGCATCCGATGCTACTGCTGCCATGAGATGTGCACCGATGGTGCGATCGACCTGGTGCAGGGGATAGGTGGGCGGATCGCCGCCCGTCTGCTGCGGTGA
- the comE gene encoding sulfopyruvate decarboxylase subunit beta: protein MHEEAVCDLLKAHGIDLALTLPCDRAGDLCFLLPERIQTVGLNREEDGVGIAAGAVLAGRHPVVVIQSSGLGNMLNAVMSLSATFDLPLPVLASWRGVYQERIPAQVPFNSRLPAVLDALGIRYTVIEDAAGIGGIGEAIDDAFENNRPHVALISPRLWEGEGCTAGCRSIPPRPRTSSLCLKREIPEPSLTRYGAIEAISPLLGDAAVVSNIGVPSKELHAIADRDLNFYMLGSYTQASPIGLGLALSTDRRVVVLDGDGSLLGSSVLPVIAAAAPANLTVVCLDNGAFGSTGNQPTCAARGADLELIARASGIGRTWKAADAAGIRAALREAEGGGPNFVHVVIRPGNTAVPNIPLSPAAIRERFSRALSRP from the coding sequence ATGCATGAGGAGGCCGTCTGCGATCTCCTGAAGGCGCACGGGATCGACCTCGCCCTCACCCTCCCCTGCGACCGCGCCGGTGACCTCTGCTTCCTCCTCCCCGAACGGATACAGACCGTCGGGCTCAACCGGGAGGAGGACGGCGTCGGGATCGCCGCCGGGGCGGTGCTCGCCGGGCGGCACCCGGTCGTCGTCATCCAGAGTTCCGGGCTCGGGAACATGCTCAACGCCGTCATGTCCCTGAGCGCCACCTTCGACCTCCCCCTGCCGGTGCTGGCGAGCTGGCGGGGGGTCTACCAGGAGCGGATACCGGCGCAGGTCCCGTTCAATAGCCGTCTCCCGGCCGTTCTCGACGCCCTCGGGATCCGCTATACCGTCATCGAGGACGCCGCCGGGATCGGGGGGATCGGGGAGGCAATCGACGACGCCTTCGAGAACAACCGCCCGCATGTCGCCCTGATCTCGCCGAGGCTCTGGGAGGGGGAGGGCTGCACGGCGGGCTGCCGTTCTATCCCGCCCCGCCCCCGCACCTCCTCCCTCTGCCTGAAACGCGAGATCCCGGAACCCTCCCTGACCAGGTACGGTGCCATAGAGGCGATCTCACCCCTGCTCGGGGACGCCGCCGTCGTCTCCAATATCGGGGTTCCGAGCAAGGAACTCCATGCGATCGCCGACCGCGACCTGAACTTCTATATGCTCGGCTCCTACACCCAGGCCTCCCCGATCGGCCTCGGCCTCGCCCTCTCCACCGATCGCCGGGTGGTCGTGCTTGACGGCGACGGCAGCCTCCTGGGGTCGTCCGTGCTGCCGGTGATCGCCGCCGCCGCCCCGGCGAACCTGACGGTGGTCTGCCTGGACAACGGCGCCTTTGGCTCCACCGGCAACCAGCCCACCTGTGCGGCCCGGGGCGCCGACCTCGAACTGATCGCACGGGCTTCCGGGATCGGACGGACCTGGAAGGCCGCCGACGCCGCCGGGATTCGGGCAGCACTCCGCGAGGCGGAGGGCGGCGGCCCGAACTTCGTCCACGTGGTGATCAGACCCGGGAACACCGCCGTCCCGAACATCCCGCTCAGCCCGGCGGCGATCAGGGAGCGGTTCAGCCGCGCCCTCTCCCGGCCCTGA
- a CDS encoding ADP-ribosylglycohydrolase family protein — MMLDRFVGCMLGAAIGDALGMPGESSGMNLSNIYGGYRKAWKWHPNAALEPGQYTDDTQIMLLVADLLGSGEYSDERYGRDLSRLCMEGALRFPDGSVMAACEHLVTGQTDRGGVNSDTAGCIPLAVPFALYYADPVERSGRLVKACSVTHTSPAAHAAAVTVATTIAAALHGASDPFERAFQCAMAEEPALGERIGRAMDLQREGISLEGALPAIGNDVSVFQTVPLAFFLMGRYTDPENLLYIAANIGGNTDTIAFICGAFVGAKFGAGALPADLLAGLENRHLIEASASRLFEATARQKPV; from the coding sequence ATGATGCTGGACAGGTTTGTGGGCTGCATGCTCGGAGCGGCGATCGGCGACGCCCTCGGTATGCCGGGGGAGAGTTCGGGAATGAACCTGTCCAATATATACGGCGGCTACCGCAAGGCCTGGAAATGGCACCCCAACGCCGCCCTTGAGCCGGGTCAATACACCGACGACACTCAGATCATGCTGCTCGTCGCCGACCTCCTGGGTTCCGGCGAGTACTCGGATGAACGCTATGGCCGGGACCTCTCCCGCCTCTGCATGGAGGGCGCCCTCCGCTTCCCGGACGGATCGGTGATGGCCGCCTGCGAGCACCTGGTCACCGGACAGACCGACCGGGGCGGGGTCAACTCCGATACCGCAGGCTGCATCCCGCTCGCCGTCCCCTTCGCCCTGTATTACGCCGATCCCGTGGAGCGCTCCGGCCGACTGGTCAAGGCCTGCTCGGTGACGCATACCAGCCCGGCCGCCCACGCCGCCGCGGTGACGGTCGCCACCACCATCGCCGCCGCCCTGCACGGGGCCTCGGATCCCTTCGAACGAGCCTTCCAGTGTGCCATGGCCGAAGAACCCGCACTCGGGGAGCGGATCGGTCGGGCGATGGACCTTCAGAGGGAGGGGATCAGCCTGGAGGGGGCGTTGCCTGCCATCGGGAACGATGTCTCGGTCTTCCAGACCGTCCCGCTCGCATTCTTCCTGATGGGGCGGTATACCGATCCCGAGAACCTGCTGTATATTGCGGCAAATATCGGCGGAAACACCGACACCATCGCCTTTATCTGCGGGGCGTTCGTCGGGGCGAAATTTGGGGCAGGTGCGCTCCCGGCCGACCTGCTCGCCGGGCTCGAGAACCGCCACCTGATCGAGGCCAGTGCGTCACGGCTTTTTGAGGCGACAGCCCGGCAAAAACCGGTTTGA
- a CDS encoding 4Fe-4S binding protein — protein MRERLALSRPTKGACGQTGSWRVFRPVVDHEKCNQCGICAIHCPDGVIDEELNIDLDFCKGCGICANVCPKKAIEMVREEK, from the coding sequence ATGAGAGAGAGGCTTGCGCTGAGCAGACCGACAAAGGGTGCGTGCGGCCAGACAGGGTCGTGGCGGGTCTTCCGGCCCGTCGTGGACCATGAAAAGTGCAACCAGTGCGGCATCTGCGCCATCCACTGCCCGGACGGCGTGATCGATGAAGAACTCAACATCGATCTCGACTTCTGCAAGGGCTGCGGCATCTGCGCCAACGTCTGCCCGAAAAAGGCAATCGAGATGGTCAGAGAAGAGAAATAA
- a CDS encoding 2-oxoacid:acceptor oxidoreductase family protein, whose protein sequence is MYEIRIHSRGGQGGVTAARLLALAAFRDGKHATACPFYGAERRGAPVTSFVRIDDGPIKIYSQIRNPDMVVVLDASVMETVDVVQGLKEGGVVVINSEHPHEFPGYTSYHVDLTGIALAENLAIAGTPIVNTPFLGAAARLGVVSFESAKQAISEMFSDRRNVAVAEAAYQEMVV, encoded by the coding sequence ATGTACGAGATCAGGATTCACTCCCGCGGCGGGCAGGGCGGCGTGACGGCGGCGCGGCTGCTCGCTCTGGCCGCCTTCAGGGACGGCAAGCATGCGACCGCCTGCCCCTTCTACGGGGCGGAGCGGCGCGGGGCGCCGGTCACCTCGTTTGTGCGGATCGACGACGGCCCCATCAAGATCTACTCACAGATCAGGAACCCGGACATGGTGGTGGTCCTCGACGCCAGCGTCATGGAAACGGTGGACGTCGTGCAGGGGCTCAAGGAGGGCGGTGTCGTCGTCATCAACAGCGAGCACCCCCACGAGTTCCCGGGCTACACCTCCTACCATGTGGACCTCACCGGCATCGCCCTGGCCGAGAACCTGGCGATCGCCGGCACGCCGATCGTGAACACCCCCTTCCTGGGGGCGGCGGCCCGCCTCGGCGTGGTCTCGTTCGAGTCGGCGAAACAGGCGATTTCAGAGATGTTCTCGGACAGGAGAAATGTTGCCGTGGCCGAAGCGGCATATCAGGAGATGGTCGTATGA
- a CDS encoding CBS domain-containing protein — MKVRDIMTVDPVTVSPDDSVRRAASLLRRHNVSGLPVIDENQVVGMVTEADILSLLKTGGISNDLWLPSPLEFIEVPIREAINWEKTREALSDVGKVTVRKVMSMPVITIGPDEEIERAAALMLREGIARLPVVEKGRLVGILARRDIVQGLGTSFSEGEEE, encoded by the coding sequence ATGAAAGTACGTGATATCATGACCGTGGACCCGGTGACCGTCTCCCCCGACGATTCGGTCCGCCGGGCGGCGTCGCTGCTGCGCCGACACAATGTGAGCGGGCTCCCCGTGATCGACGAGAACCAGGTGGTCGGTATGGTCACCGAGGCCGATATCCTCTCCCTGCTGAAGACCGGCGGGATCTCGAACGACCTCTGGCTTCCATCACCCCTCGAGTTCATCGAGGTCCCGATCCGGGAGGCGATCAACTGGGAGAAGACCCGTGAGGCCCTTTCTGATGTGGGGAAGGTGACGGTGCGGAAGGTGATGTCGATGCCGGTGATCACCATCGGACCGGACGAGGAGATCGAGCGTGCGGCGGCCCTGATGCTGAGGGAGGGGATCGCACGCCTGCCGGTCGTGGAGAAGGGGCGGCTGGTCGGGATCCTTGCACGTCGCGATATCGTGCAGGGGCTCGGCACCTCCTTCTCGGAGGGAGAAGAGGAATGA
- the argJ gene encoding bifunctional glutamate N-acetyltransferase/amino-acid acetyltransferase ArgJ codes for MKSLCAVPGVEAAGIKEGKYGLALIRAEGTAAATFTSNLMAAAPVQVMRRQIRAGRLEAIVVNSGCANAYTGQRGVEDAVEMTAIAGEALGVDAGRVGVASTGVIGRYLDLPLIRRQCAAVAPTLSCSAAAETAAARAIMTTDLVEKHALVEADGFTVGGICKGSGMIAPNMGTMLAFIYTDAEIGAEDLSDSLRTAVRRSFNRVVVDGDESTNDCAFCTATGAAGRVPRAAFDAALEQCCISLGMQIAADGEGATKLIEVRVSGAGDEAAAEMIARTVVGSPLVKTAVYGEDPNWGRVIAAAGRAGTPFDPDAVDLSIGEGEAETPLVRNGEIVSDLVRAKAAMQGRRVVFALSVGDGEGEATAWGCDLTEKYVEINGKYTT; via the coding sequence ATGAAGAGTCTCTGCGCCGTCCCCGGCGTGGAGGCGGCGGGAATAAAGGAGGGCAAATATGGTCTCGCCCTGATCCGGGCCGAGGGCACGGCGGCCGCCACCTTCACCTCGAACCTGATGGCCGCCGCCCCGGTGCAGGTGATGCGCCGGCAGATCCGGGCGGGCCGCCTGGAGGCGATCGTGGTGAACTCGGGGTGTGCGAACGCCTATACCGGGCAGCGGGGCGTTGAAGACGCCGTGGAGATGACCGCCATCGCCGGCGAGGCGCTCGGTGTCGATGCCGGCCGGGTCGGGGTGGCGAGCACCGGCGTGATCGGGCGTTACCTGGACCTGCCGCTGATCAGGCGGCAGTGTGCGGCGGTGGCGCCGACACTCTCCTGTTCGGCCGCGGCCGAGACCGCCGCCGCCCGGGCGATCATGACCACCGATCTCGTCGAGAAGCACGCCCTGGTGGAGGCGGACGGTTTCACGGTCGGCGGCATCTGCAAGGGGAGCGGGATGATCGCCCCGAACATGGGCACGATGCTCGCCTTCATCTATACCGATGCCGAGATCGGGGCCGAGGACCTATCGGACTCCCTGCGCACGGCCGTGAGGCGGAGTTTCAACCGGGTGGTCGTGGACGGCGACGAGAGCACGAACGACTGCGCCTTCTGCACGGCCACGGGTGCTGCGGGGCGGGTGCCGCGTGCGGCCTTCGACGCCGCCCTGGAGCAGTGCTGCATCTCTCTCGGGATGCAGATCGCCGCCGACGGCGAGGGCGCCACCAAGCTCATCGAGGTGCGGGTCTCCGGGGCCGGGGACGAGGCGGCGGCCGAGATGATCGCCCGCACGGTCGTGGGTTCCCCGCTCGTCAAGACGGCGGTCTATGGCGAGGACCCGAACTGGGGGCGGGTGATCGCCGCGGCCGGGCGTGCCGGCACCCCCTTCGACCCGGATGCGGTGGACCTCTCCATCGGGGAGGGCGAGGCCGAGACCCCCCTCGTCCGGAACGGCGAGATCGTCTCCGACCTCGTGCGGGCGAAGGCGGCGATGCAGGGGCGGCGGGTGGTCTTCGCCCTCTCGGTCGGCGACGGCGAGGGCGAGGCCACCGCATGGGGATGCGACCTCACCGAGAAATATGTTGAGATCAACGGGAAGTACACAACATGA
- the argC gene encoding N-acetyl-gamma-glutamyl-phosphate reductase: MDVAIVGASGYAGGELIRLLMTHPEAEVTVATSRALEGRPVTDQHPHLRGYTDCVFTNPAAGDIEADFAFLAVPHTAAMNYVSPLLERGIRVVDLSADYRLPRDVYERIYGVSHTDWFEAPYGLPEISREGVKNARFVSNPGCFPTGATLAAAPLAPHAAHVIYDSKTGVSGAGDNPSATTHYPNVADGINPYKWTSHRHLAEMKQELARLGSTAACYFTPHLVPVNRGILTTAHILLDEPMGQEEVEALYREFYRGEYFVRLQRPMLSAVRGSNFCDIAVESEGSRVVAVSAIDNLVKGAAGQAIQNMNIMCGYAENAGLTVPPCLP, from the coding sequence ATGGATGTCGCTATCGTCGGGGCCTCCGGCTATGCCGGCGGTGAACTGATCCGTCTCCTCATGACCCATCCGGAGGCGGAAGTGACGGTCGCCACCTCGCGTGCGCTGGAGGGGCGCCCGGTGACCGATCAGCACCCGCACCTGCGCGGGTATACCGATTGTGTCTTTACGAACCCGGCGGCCGGGGATATCGAGGCGGACTTCGCCTTCCTTGCGGTGCCCCACACCGCCGCCATGAACTATGTCTCCCCCCTCCTGGAGCGGGGGATCCGGGTCGTGGACCTCTCCGCGGACTACCGGCTGCCGCGGGATGTGTATGAGAGAATCTACGGTGTCAGCCATACCGACTGGTTCGAGGCGCCGTATGGTCTCCCGGAGATCTCGCGGGAGGGTGTGAAAAACGCCAGGTTCGTCTCGAACCCCGGATGTTTCCCAACCGGCGCCACGCTGGCGGCGGCACCCCTGGCGCCGCATGCGGCGCACGTGATCTACGACTCCAAGACTGGGGTTTCCGGGGCGGGCGACAACCCCTCGGCGACGACCCATTACCCGAACGTGGCCGACGGCATCAACCCCTACAAGTGGACGAGCCACCGCCACCTTGCCGAGATGAAGCAGGAGCTCGCCAGACTCGGTTCGACGGCGGCGTGTTATTTCACCCCGCACCTGGTGCCGGTGAACCGCGGGATCCTGACGACCGCCCACATCCTCCTGGACGAACCGATGGGGCAGGAGGAGGTGGAGGCCCTCTACCGCGAGTTCTACCGGGGCGAGTATTTCGTGCGCCTCCAGCGGCCGATGCTGTCGGCGGTGCGGGGGAGCAATTTCTGTGATATCGCCGTCGAGAGCGAGGGAAGCCGGGTCGTCGCCGTTTCGGCGATCGATAACCTGGTCAAGGGCGCTGCCGGGCAGGCGATCCAGAATATGAATATTATGTGCGGCTATGCCGAAAATGCGGGGCTGACCGTGCCCCCGTGCCTACCCTGA
- a CDS encoding transposase gives MLVEIRKHFLKTSTSVDTEQQVITGFVASKSQVRDTQHAKKLLRQCHNLRKSDCYVMDRGYDSEAIHRLIREVLHVNSVIPLRSWNADFVGGTYRQEMATRFNDIIYPRRQKR, from the coding sequence GTGCTTGTTGAAATCCGAAAACATTTCCTCAAAACGTCAACCTCGGTTGATACCGAACAACAGGTTATTACCGGATTCGTTGCCTCGAAAAGCCAGGTTCGTGATACCCAGCATGCAAAGAAACTACTCAGGCAATGCCACAATCTCCGGAAATCCGATTGTTATGTCATGGATCGGGGATACGACTCTGAAGCCATTCACCGGCTGATCCGGGAAGTCCTTCATGTCAATTCGGTTATCCCTCTCCGATCCTGGAATGCTGACTTCGTTGGTGGGACGTACCGACAGGAAATGGCCACTCGGTTCAATGACATCATCTACCCTCGACGACAAAAACGTTGA
- a CDS encoding type 1 glutamine amidotransferase family protein, whose product MPTLYLYILDTLSDWETGHALGELHSGRYLKDPSLKYDVVLCGKSLDPITTMGGLKLTPGITIENIRAKKGDLLLLPGADPWLDPAHASIINMVDTLLEQEMVVAAICGATLGLANAGLLDNRPHTSNDPEALKMFCPGYKGEQLYRTEPTVTDGNLITASGLAPVEFACSIFRKLDVMNPATLDAWYGLFTLRKPEFFYALMASLPSQ is encoded by the coding sequence ATGCCGACACTCTATCTCTATATCCTTGATACGCTTTCCGACTGGGAAACCGGCCATGCCCTTGGCGAACTCCATTCCGGGAGGTACCTCAAAGACCCGTCGCTGAAGTACGATGTCGTCCTGTGCGGAAAATCCCTGGACCCGATAACGACGATGGGCGGACTGAAGTTGACACCGGGTATCACCATTGAGAATATCAGGGCCAAAAAAGGAGATCTCCTGCTCCTGCCCGGCGCAGACCCCTGGCTTGATCCCGCCCATGCGTCGATTATCAATATGGTAGACACGCTCCTTGAGCAGGAGATGGTTGTTGCAGCAATCTGCGGGGCTACCCTCGGACTGGCCAATGCCGGGCTGCTTGACAACCGGCCCCACACCAGCAATGATCCCGAAGCGCTCAAAATGTTCTGCCCCGGATACAAAGGAGAACAATTGTACCGGACAGAGCCTACAGTGACAGACGGGAACCTTATCACGGCAAGCGGGCTTGCACCGGTTGAATTTGCCTGCAGCATATTCAGGAAACTGGATGTCATGAATCCCGCAACCCTCGACGCATGGTACGGGCTTTTTACGTTAAGGAAACCGGAATTTTTCTATGCCCTCATGGCATCCCTGCCTTCTCAATAA
- a CDS encoding cysteate synthase, producing the protein MRPYQLICPGCGAVLEDHYTLACPSGCRALVRADYRKKRLDLRDEPGIFRFADWLPVEGTLPAEAGPVTYRSTAFAREIGLENLWIGFSGYWPEHGARITTCSFKELEALPTVVRMRETGSGTLVVASAGNTGRAFCQTAAVTGIPVVVVVPTGGRDRIWTAEPTDRACLITVDGDYSDAIAAADTLCNTPGLVPEGGARNVARRDGMGTVMLDAAVSIGRVPEHYVQAVGSGTGGIAAWEAAMRLIGDGRFGSALPRLHLAQNIPFIPMVRAWQAGRREIVPEIDMPDARRSIAAVSADVLTNRNPPYAIGGGVYDALTATDGRMYGVENRAAEEAGRHFTGAEGIDLDPAAAVAVAALLEAVESGAISPGDCTLLNITGGGYRRAEESLDLRVVEPSFRLRSPDGAAACARDVLGWVNEHA; encoded by the coding sequence ATGCGACCATACCAGCTCATCTGTCCGGGGTGCGGGGCGGTCCTGGAGGACCATTACACCCTCGCCTGCCCCTCCGGGTGCCGTGCCCTGGTCCGGGCGGACTACCGGAAAAAACGCCTGGATCTCCGGGACGAACCCGGCATCTTCCGCTTCGCCGACTGGCTTCCGGTGGAGGGGACCCTCCCGGCTGAGGCTGGACCGGTGACCTACCGGAGCACTGCCTTTGCCCGTGAGATCGGGCTTGAGAATCTCTGGATCGGTTTTTCCGGCTACTGGCCGGAACACGGGGCCCGGATCACCACCTGCTCATTTAAGGAACTCGAGGCCCTCCCGACGGTGGTGCGGATGCGGGAGACCGGCAGCGGCACCCTGGTCGTGGCCTCGGCCGGGAACACCGGGCGGGCCTTCTGCCAGACCGCCGCCGTCACCGGCATCCCGGTGGTGGTGGTGGTGCCCACCGGAGGGCGGGATCGGATCTGGACGGCCGAACCCACCGACCGGGCCTGCCTGATCACCGTTGACGGCGACTACTCGGATGCGATCGCCGCCGCCGACACCCTCTGCAACACGCCTGGCCTCGTCCCCGAGGGCGGGGCGCGGAACGTCGCCCGCCGCGACGGCATGGGCACGGTGATGCTCGACGCCGCCGTGAGCATCGGGCGGGTTCCTGAGCATTATGTGCAGGCGGTCGGGAGCGGCACGGGAGGGATTGCCGCATGGGAGGCGGCGATGCGTCTCATCGGCGACGGGCGGTTCGGGAGCGCCCTCCCCCGTCTCCATCTCGCCCAGAACATCCCCTTCATCCCGATGGTGCGGGCCTGGCAGGCGGGACGGCGGGAGATCGTCCCGGAGATCGACATGCCCGACGCCCGGCGCTCGATCGCCGCCGTCTCCGCCGACGTGCTCACCAACCGCAACCCGCCCTATGCGATCGGCGGCGGGGTCTACGACGCCCTCACCGCCACCGACGGGCGGATGTATGGCGTGGAGAACCGGGCGGCAGAGGAGGCGGGTCGCCATTTCACCGGGGCCGAGGGGATCGACCTGGACCCGGCAGCGGCGGTGGCGGTCGCCGCCCTGCTGGAGGCGGTCGAGAGCGGGGCCATCAGTCCCGGCGACTGCACCCTCCTCAACATCACCGGCGGGGGCTACCGGCGGGCGGAGGAGAGCCTCGACCTCAGAGTGGTCGAGCCCTCCTTCCGCCTCCGCTCCCCGGACGGAGCTGCCGCATGCGCACGAGACGTGCTCGGCTGGGTGAACGAGCATGCATGA
- a CDS encoding DUF2769 domain-containing protein, translated as MDTFESKVHAMKEMPPAEQKAMVDRLKSMCTCASCPSYTSCAKNGNELIFCATGKSFMCIPTEKGCICPTCPVAAEMGLKYSFFCTRGAEKAQRYEHALWGTKMV; from the coding sequence ATGGATACCTTTGAGTCGAAAGTGCACGCCATGAAGGAAATGCCGCCTGCCGAACAGAAGGCAATGGTCGACCGCCTGAAATCGATGTGCACCTGCGCCAGCTGCCCGTCGTACACCAGCTGTGCAAAAAACGGAAACGAACTAATCTTCTGCGCAACCGGAAAGAGTTTCATGTGCATCCCGACGGAAAAAGGCTGCATCTGTCCGACCTGCCCGGTGGCGGCGGAGATGGGACTGAAATATTCATTTTTCTGCACACGCGGCGCAGAAAAGGCACAGCGTTATGAGCATGCCCTCTGGGGCACGAAGATGGTGTAG